One Solanum lycopersicum chromosome 4, SLM_r2.1 DNA window includes the following coding sequences:
- the LOC101246416 gene encoding uncharacterized protein — protein MDESGEWDIKLNVDDDMDYSCDDIDVLLNDQLRDVAQAEGVYDGPNEDAKKFYSLLEEANQELYSGCIGFYKLSFTLRLYLLKCLHGWSNESFTSLLELLKEVMPEFKIPQSYNKTKSMVKNLGLDYDKIDACPNDCMFFRNDHKDDEFCHTCGASRYIEAPKVDSELESSKKQHRVSAKTLRHFQLIPRLKRLFMCSKTADALRWHEEERSKDGKLRHPADGLAWKDFDRVHPDFAQDCRNVRLGLSTLMWTISDFLAYAMLSGWSTKGKFACPCCNYGTNSRYLKHSRKMYYMDHRVFLPMDHPWRSNKRSFNGKTEFRPPPAPLKGTDVLNSLRDFENVFGNKKKRSNDGPRKKGKTKDHAKARYDLKDMGMRKNLHPQDTEDSKRTKFTKACFSMTNG, from the exons ATGGATGAATCAGGGGAATGGGAtatcaagttgaatgttgatgatgatatggattACTCGTGTGATGATATTGATGTGTTGTTGAATGATCAACTTAGAGATGTTGCACAGGCTGAAGGAGTTTATGATGGTCCAAATGAAGATGCCAAGAAATTCTATAGCTTACTTGAAGAGGCAAACCAAGAATTATATTCTGGTTGTATAGGTTTCTATAAATTATCATTCACACTTCGcttatatttgttgaagtgtttacATGGATGGAGCAATGAATCATTCACTTCTCTTCTAGAGTTATTAAAAGAGGTGATGCCCGAGTTTAAAATTCCTCAGTCTTACAATAAAACCAAGTCTATGGTTAAGAATCTTGGTCtggattatgataaaattgatgcatgtccaaatgattgcatgttCTTCAGGAATGATCATAAGGATGACGAATTTTGTCATACTTGTGGAGCTTCACGATATATTGAAGCTCCTAAAGTTGATAGTGAGCTTGAGTCTTCAAAAAAACAACATCGAGTTTCTGCAAAGACTTTGAGACACTTTCAATTAATTCCTAGACTCAAAAGGCTATTTATGTGCTCAAAGACGGCAGATGCTTTGAGGTGGCATGAAGAGGAACGTTCTAAAGATGGAAAGTTAAGGCATCCCGCTGATGGTCTAGCATGGAAAGACTTTGATAGGGTGCATCCAGATTTCGCACAAGATTGTCGCAATGTGAGACTTGGCTTGTCAA CTCTTATGTGGACAATCAGTGATTTTCTTGCATATGCTATGTTATCTGGTTGGAGTACAAAAGGAAAGTTTGCTTGCCCTTGTTGTAACTATGGCACTAATTCTCGCTATCTTAAACATAGTCGGAAAATGTACTATATGGATCATCGTGTTTTTCTACCGATGGATCATCCATGGAGATCAAACAAAAGATCATTCAATGGAAAAACTGAATTTAGGCCTCCTCCAGCTCCTTTAAAGGGAACTGATGTTCTTAATAGCTTACGTgattttgaaaatgtgtttgggaataagaaaaagagatcaAATGATGGCCCAAGGAaaaaag GAAAAACAAAGGATCATGCAAAAGCACGGTATGATTTGAAAGATATGGGAATGAGGAAGAACCTTCATCCACAAGATACAGAAGATAGTAAGAGAACAAAGTTTACAAAGGCATGCTTCTCAATGACAAATGGATAG